From the Jatrophihabitans endophyticus genome, the window CGGCGGCGTGTGGGGCGCGTCGCCGTGGCGGACCAGGTCGGCATAGAAAGCCCGCGTCACCTGGACCTGGACGCCGCGCACCTGCGCGGCTTGGCAGGCGTCCCCGAAGTCCTGCACCCACACGACTGCAGGCTCGCCCGCTCGGCTGGCCAGGATGAGATCGTCGTAGTCGGACTTGTAGCCGTGCAGCATGATCGGTGCGTCCGCCTGCGGACGGGTGACGCCGTCGGATGCGCGCGTGGTGGTGAGGACGACGGCGATCTCGCTGAGGTCGTCGTTCAGCTGGTGATCCCGGCCGGGCAGCAGGTGCAGGCGCGCCTCGGGGACGGCCTGCCAGTAGAGCGCGGCATGGGTCGGCGGCACGGTGTCGTCGTCGAGGCCGTGGAACACGTGCACCGGCACCCCTTGCGGCAACCTCGCTCCCAGATCGAGTGGCAGCGTGAACTCTTCGCCGGGCCAGCCGCCGGCGCCGACGAACGGGGCGGCGATCAGGACGATGGCCCCGATGCGTCGCGCGGGCGCAGCGTCGGCCAGCTGTGCGGCCAGGATCGCCCCGCCGGCCGAGTGACCGACGACGATGACGCCGTCCTCGGCCGCTGCAAGTTCCTCGGCGATCGCCGCACTCCACCGCGCGTAGCTCGGATCAGCTTCGTGCGGCATCCGCGGGTACCGAACCTCGTACC encodes:
- a CDS encoding alpha/beta fold hydrolase; amino-acid sequence: MEATVAPPKPHRRRHGAGGTAEVLLIEASMAATPQVLFVQGAGEGTHDGWDAKLVASLARELGDGYEVRYPRMPHEADPSYARWSAAIAEELAAAEDGVIVVGHSAGGAILAAQLADAAPARRIGAIVLIAAPFVGAGGWPGEEFTLPLDLGARLPQGVPVHVFHGLDDDTVPPTHAALYWQAVPEARLHLLPGRDHQLNDDLSEIAVVLTTTRASDGVTRPQADAPIMLHGYKSDYDDLILASRAGEPAVVWVQDFGDACQAAQVRGVQVQVTRAFYADLVRHGDAPHTPPSMVRVV